The sequence below is a genomic window from Zhongshania aliphaticivorans.
CCCGATTGGCAGTAGCCGCATTGGGGTACGTTCAATTCCCGCCAGGCGTCTTGCACGAGACTGCCGATGTGTTCGTTGCGAATGTCTTCAACGGTGCGTACCGCTTTATTGCCCACGGCGCCAACGGGCATAACGCAGGCGCGGGTGGGCTGGCCGTCGATATGCACAGTGCAAGCGCCGCACAGGGCTTGGCCGCAGCCGTACTTGCTGCCAGTCAATTTGAGATTTTCACGCAACACCCATAGCAAGGGTTTGTCTTCGGGGGCATCGACGGTGTGGGAAACACCGTTCACTTGAATTGTTAGCATGCGTTAACTCCTGCACTTGTCTGCTAAGCCGGTTTGAACTCACCACGAGCTCAGCGCCGCCGGAACAACGGGCGGGCTAGCCGAGTAGCATCGGAAAGCTGTTTTGGCGGCGCTTAATTTTATTTTCCTGTGGTCTAACGGCAGCACCTAGTAGTGCTGCCGAAAGTAGCAGTGAATGTTGTACGTGTAAACACTGCGGTTGGATCATTGTGATGGCGGTTTGTTTTTATTTTCTCTCATCGCCTAGTAGGGCAAACGCAGAGGCGCTTCTTGCATCAAGGCTAATTGCTCTCGCAATTGCAGGATATGCTCGCCCCAGTAACGCTCAGTATTAAACCAGGGAAAGGCTTTTGGAAAGGCTGGGTCTTGCCAGCGCCGCGCAAGCCACGCCGCGTGATGCATAATGCGCAGGCTGCGCAGGGCCTCGATAAGGCCAAGTTCTTTGGGGTTAAAGTCGTAAAATTCGTTGTAGCCCTCTACCAACTCCATAATGGCGCGCTGCTGGGCGTCGGGTTCGCCGGAGAGGAACATCCACAAATCCTGTATTGCGGGGGCCATACGGCTGTCGTCAAAATCGACCAGCCAGGTTTCGCCATTGCGGGACAAAATGTTGCCGACATGACCGTCGCCGTGGGTGCGAATATAGCTGGGCGTAATATCGGCAAAGCGCTGGTGAACGAGTTTGAGGAGGTCGGCGCTGAGGCTGGCATAGGCGTCACCTAGGCTGGCGGGAATCACCCCGTCGAGAATAAAACTGCGGCTATCGTCACCGAAGCTTGCCGTGTCTAGCGTTGGTCGATACTGAAAAGGCGTGCTGGCACCAACGAGGTGAAGTCGGCCTATCAATCGGCCAAGCTGGAAGAGGTTGTCCATATCGTCGAGAGCTGGGGCGTGGCCGCCGCGACGGGGGTAGAGCGCGAAGCGGTAACCCTCAAAGCTGAACAAGCTGCTACCCTTTTCGTCGCGCCACGGGGCAATGACCGGAATGTCAGTGTCAAAAAGTTGCTGTGTAAATTGGTGTTCCTCTAAAATTTGTTCGTCGCTCCAGCGCTCTGGGCGGTAAAACTTCACGACGAGGGGTTCTTTGTCTTCCAGGCCAAATTGGTATACGCGATTTTCGTAGCTGTTTAAAGCAAATACCCGCAGATCGCTGATGAATCCAAGGCTTTCAACGGCGTCGATAACCCGATCGGGGTTAAGTTCTGCAAAATCCTGCTGTTCGTTCTCGCTCATGATGCGACTCCAGTTTCATTGACGAGGGCGACAGTTTTGATTTGCGCAAATACTTCCTGACCAGCGTGTAAGGCTAGGCGGTCGCGGGATTTGCGGGTGATGCGAGCCAGTAAATACTGATCGCCGACACTTAGGCGTACAGTGACTTGGGGGTTCATGGCTTTATTCCGGGCGATATCGCCGTCAATGGTGTCTATGGTGCATCTTAAGCTATTTAAAATGCTACTTTGGGTCGGCGCTTCAAGGCTGATACTGATGTCTCTGGCCGCAACAAAAAGCCTGAGCTGCTGGCCCGGTGCAGCGGATATTTGATTAATGCTGAGTTGATGGTCCGTAG
It includes:
- a CDS encoding (2Fe-2S)-binding protein, whose translation is MLTIQVNGVSHTVDAPEDKPLLWVLRENLKLTGSKYGCGQALCGACTVHIDGQPTRACVMPVGAVGNKAVRTVEDIRNEHIGSLVQDAWRELNVPQCGYCQSGQIMAATALLKSNSAPSDQDIDRAMSGNICRCGTYPRIRKAIHKIASEQL
- a CDS encoding serine/threonine protein kinase: MSENEQQDFAELNPDRVIDAVESLGFISDLRVFALNSYENRVYQFGLEDKEPLVVKFYRPERWSDEQILEEHQFTQQLFDTDIPVIAPWRDEKGSSLFSFEGYRFALYPRRGGHAPALDDMDNLFQLGRLIGRLHLVGASTPFQYRPTLDTASFGDDSRSFILDGVIPASLGDAYASLSADLLKLVHQRFADITPSYIRTHGDGHVGNILSRNGETWLVDFDDSRMAPAIQDLWMFLSGEPDAQQRAIMELVEGYNEFYDFNPKELGLIEALRSLRIMHHAAWLARRWQDPAFPKAFPWFNTERYWGEHILQLREQLALMQEAPLRLPY